The stretch of DNA GGTCACCGGCACCACCCGGCCGTCGGCGGCGTAGAGCTGCGTCATCCCCACCTTCGTCCCGAGCAGGCCAATCGGCATCACCGCTCCCCGGCCTCCCGGACGCTCCTGCTCCGCGCGGGCGCCGGCCGTCCGCTCACAGCTTGATCTCTACGTCGACGCCGGCCGGCAAGTCGAGCCGCATGAGGGCGTCCACCGTCTGCGGGGTCGGCTGCAGGATGTCCAGCAGGCGGGCGTGGGTCCGGATCTCGAACTGCTCCCGCGACTTCTTGTCCACGTGCGGGGACCGCAGCACCGTGTACCGGCTCATCCGGGTCGGAAGCGGGATGGGCCCCGAGACCCGGGCCCCGGTCCGCTGGGCGGTGCTGACGATCTCCTTGATGGACTGGTCCAGGATCCGATGGTCGTACGCTTTCAGCCGGATCCGGATCTTCTGGTTCTCCATGGGCCTCTCGTGCCGCCCTTCTCCCGCGGCGCTGGCGCGCCCTACCCCAGGATCTCGCTGATGACCCCCGCCCCCACCGTCTTCCCCCCCTCCCGGATGGCGAACCGGAGCTCCTTCTCCATGGCGATGGGGGTGATGAGCTCCACCGTCATGGTGACGTTGTCCCCCGGCATGAC from Candidatus Methylomirabilis sp. encodes:
- the rpsJ gene encoding 30S ribosomal protein S10 codes for the protein MENQKIRIRLKAYDHRILDQSIKEIVSTAQRTGARVSGPIPLPTRMSRYTVLRSPHVDKKSREQFEIRTHARLLDILQPTPQTVDALMRLDLPAGVDVEIKL
- the tuf gene encoding elongation factor Tu (EF-Tu; promotes GTP-dependent binding of aminoacyl-tRNA to the A-site of ribosomes during protein biosynthesis; when the tRNA anticodon matches the mRNA codon, GTP hydrolysis results; the inactive EF-Tu-GDP leaves the ribosome and release of GDP is promoted by elongation factor Ts; many prokaryotes have two copies of the gene encoding EF-Tu) — translated: VMPGDNVTMTVELITPIAMEKELRFAIREGGKTVGAGVISEILG